From Desulfovibrio oxyclinae DSM 11498, the proteins below share one genomic window:
- the pal gene encoding peptidoglycan-associated lipoprotein Pal, protein MNTRLTLIMTMILCFAITVGAGCSTKSGSSVPPGATEVKVEDDTPDVQPEPEPPVVEEDQYDQAAIREAQKQQAVEELQFMIHFAFDSYELSEQARDLLAIKARLMKEYPGMTMVIEGYCDERGTEEYNLALGEKRARAAFEHLVILGVEPERLSIVSFGEERPIDPGHNETAWAKNRRDEFKISY, encoded by the coding sequence ATGAATACCAGACTGACCCTCATCATGACGATGATCCTTTGTTTCGCAATCACCGTTGGAGCCGGTTGCTCCACCAAAAGCGGTTCAAGCGTGCCCCCCGGGGCCACGGAAGTGAAAGTCGAGGACGACACCCCCGACGTTCAGCCCGAGCCCGAACCGCCCGTAGTGGAAGAGGATCAGTATGATCAGGCAGCCATTCGCGAAGCCCAGAAACAGCAGGCCGTAGAAGAACTGCAGTTCATGATTCATTTCGCCTTCGACTCCTATGAGCTCTCTGAGCAGGCCCGTGACCTGCTCGCCATCAAGGCCCGCCTCATGAAGGAATACCCCGGCATGACCATGGTCATCGAAGGCTATTGCGATGAACGCGGCACAGAAGAGTACAACCTCGCCCTCGGCGAAAAACGCGCCCGCGCAGCTTTCGAGCATCTCGTCATCCTCGGCGTGGAACCCGAACGTCTTAGCATCGTCAGCTTCGGCGAAGAACGCCCCATCGACCCCGGTCATAACGAAACCGCATGGGCCAAGAACCGTCGCGACGAATTCAAGATCTCCTATTAG